A genomic window from Methanobrevibacter gottschalkii DSM 11977 includes:
- a CDS encoding sodium:solute symporter family protein → MNVMILAIVFIIYIFSLVFVGYYAYKKTNSSEDFMIAGKDTHPFIMAMSYGATFISTAAIVGFGGVASEYGMSVLWLAFLNIIIGVFIAFVFLGKRTRRMGHALNSLTFPEFLGKRFNSNFIHYFSGLVIFCAMPLYAAVVLIGAARFLESSLLIDFSIALLILSIIITFYVLFGGIRGVMYTDALQGSIMVVAMVFLLVFVYWLLGGIDIANTALTNMVNLYPANAIATGGTGWTAFPEFGTPFWWSLVSSTLIGVGIGVLAQPSLIVRFMTVKSDKELNRSVLIGGIFIAIMPTTAYIVGSLSNVYFYDKLGKIAVDVVGGNIDKVIPTFITMALPEWFVYIFLLSLIAAAMSTISSQLHTQGTAFGVDIYGTLRNKSKQKLDQVSISRVGILIAIISALVMAFSLPGSVVALGTSLFFEICAAAFLPVFLGALYWKGITRLGAISGIISGTLVSLFWLMFVFKKTALGLGICKFVFGVETLLPVAPWPFIDVMLIAVPISAIFTIVVSLLTKPLEQEVIDKAFENIDEKGSDA, encoded by the coding sequence ATGAACGTAATGATTTTAGCAATCGTATTTATAATCTACATATTTTCACTTGTTTTTGTAGGTTATTATGCATACAAAAAAACTAATTCCTCTGAAGACTTTATGATTGCTGGTAAAGATACTCACCCATTCATCATGGCAATGAGTTATGGGGCTACATTTATTTCGACAGCGGCTATTGTTGGTTTTGGAGGTGTTGCTAGTGAATATGGTATGAGTGTTTTATGGTTAGCATTCTTGAACATTATCATTGGGGTATTTATCGCATTCGTATTTTTAGGAAAACGAACTCGTAGGATGGGCCATGCATTAAATTCATTAACTTTTCCCGAATTTTTAGGTAAACGTTTTAACAGTAACTTCATCCATTATTTCTCAGGATTAGTTATTTTCTGTGCAATGCCGCTTTATGCAGCAGTAGTATTAATTGGAGCTGCAAGATTCTTAGAGTCTTCACTATTAATTGATTTCAGCATTGCTTTGCTTATATTGTCAATTATTATTACATTCTATGTATTGTTCGGTGGTATTCGTGGTGTAATGTATACTGATGCTTTACAAGGAAGTATTATGGTTGTGGCTATGGTATTTTTGCTTGTATTTGTTTATTGGTTACTTGGAGGAATCGATATTGCAAACACTGCATTAACAAATATGGTCAATTTATATCCTGCCAATGCAATTGCAACAGGAGGTACTGGATGGACGGCATTTCCAGAATTTGGAACTCCATTTTGGTGGTCACTTGTATCTTCAACACTTATTGGTGTAGGTATTGGAGTACTTGCCCAACCTTCATTAATTGTAAGATTCATGACAGTTAAATCAGATAAAGAATTAAACAGATCTGTTTTAATTGGAGGTATTTTCATTGCAATCATGCCAACTACTGCATATATTGTAGGATCTCTTTCAAATGTGTATTTCTATGATAAGTTAGGTAAAATTGCAGTAGATGTTGTTGGAGGAAACATTGATAAGGTTATTCCAACATTTATTACAATGGCATTGCCTGAATGGTTTGTATACATTTTCTTATTGTCATTAATTGCAGCTGCTATGTCAACAATATCTTCTCAATTGCACACTCAAGGTACTGCATTTGGTGTAGATATCTATGGTACATTAAGAAACAAATCCAAACAAAAATTAGATCAAGTAAGTATTTCCAGAGTAGGTATTCTTATTGCTATTATTTCAGCATTAGTAATGGCATTTTCACTTCCGGGAAGTGTAGTTGCACTCGGAACAAGTTTATTCTTTGAAATCTGTGCAGCGGCATTTTTACCTGTATTTTTGGGAGCACTTTACTGGAAAGGAATCACAAGGCTCGGAGCCATTTCAGGAATTATATCTGGAACTTTAGTCAGTTTGTTCTGGTTAATGTTTGTATTCAAAAAGACTGCACTTGGACTTGGAATTTGTAAATTTGTCTTTGGTGTTGAAACATTGCTGCCTGTTGCACCATGGCCATTTATTGATGTAATGTTGATAGCTGTTCCAATTTCAGCAATATTCACAATCGTAGTAAGTTTACTTACAAAACCTTTGGAACAAGAGGTAATTGACAAGGCATTTGAAAACATAGATGAAAAAGGAAGTGATGCATAA
- a CDS encoding symporter small accessory protein, which yields MMILGIEDPMIWGVYVGIILSTLLCVVYGIVNWNNGD from the coding sequence ATGATGATTTTGGGAATTGAAGACCCAATGATTTGGGGAGTATATGTCGGAATTATCTTATCTACACTTTTATGTGTTGTTTATGGTATTGTAAACTGGAATAATGGAGATTAA
- a CDS encoding carboxymuconolactone decarboxylase family protein — protein sequence MKELFSNFGRIQKNDPEFHEIFEKFAYGEVFEYSNLSEKESILVTLASLLACQSPKAFKKILLAALDMDLTAEEIKELLYQSVPYVGFARAHNFFGIVIKVFNKKGIELPLPNRSNTNPENRHKKGRELQDKYFGAEIIQMMNDNTPADQQHFNRFLEGFCFGDFYTRDGLNDQERELITFVFLASLGGCESQLMGHIQGNLNAGNDKEKLISALTVVMPYIGFPRTLNALSIVNESCE from the coding sequence ATGAAAGAATTATTTAGTAATTTTGGAAGAATTCAAAAAAATGATCCTGAATTTCATGAAATATTTGAAAAATTTGCTTATGGTGAAGTATTTGAATATTCTAATTTATCTGAAAAAGAATCTATTTTAGTGACATTAGCATCATTACTTGCATGCCAATCACCTAAAGCATTTAAAAAGATTTTACTGGCGGCTCTTGACATGGACTTAACTGCCGAGGAGATTAAAGAATTACTTTATCAATCAGTTCCATATGTGGGATTTGCACGTGCACACAACTTTTTTGGGATTGTTATTAAGGTGTTCAATAAAAAAGGCATAGAATTACCTTTGCCTAATAGATCAAATACTAATCCGGAAAATAGGCACAAAAAAGGTCGTGAACTTCAGGATAAGTACTTTGGTGCTGAAATAATTCAAATGATGAATGATAACACTCCAGCCGATCAACAGCATTTCAATAGATTTTTAGAAGGATTCTGTTTTGGTGATTTTTACACAAGGGACGGTTTAAATGATCAAGAAAGAGAATTAATCACTTTTGTATTTTTGGCATCCTTAGGAGGATGTGAAAGCCAACTAATGGGTCATATTCAAGGTAATTTGAATGCCGGTAATGATAAAGAAAAATTAATTTCGGCATTAACTGTTGTCATGCCCTATATTGGGTTTCCAAGAACCCTTAATGCATTAAGTATTGTTAATGAAAGTTGTGAATAA
- a CDS encoding pyridoxamine 5'-phosphate oxidase family protein: MSNIEKVDEILSKAEVFYLATVYGEKPKVRPLGFHLLIDGKIYFGVGTFKEVYKQIESNQNVEIAAWDGEHFLRYYGVADLTKNDAIVEKAFELMPEIAEMYEANGWEMGVFYLNDATAEIRNMMNVEETYEFKY, translated from the coding sequence ATGTCAAATATCGAGAAAGTTGATGAAATTTTATCAAAAGCAGAAGTATTTTATCTTGCAACAGTATATGGAGAAAAACCAAAAGTAAGGCCCTTAGGATTCCATTTATTAATTGATGGCAAAATTTACTTTGGTGTAGGAACTTTTAAAGAAGTTTATAAACAGATAGAATCAAATCAAAATGTAGAAATAGCTGCATGGGATGGAGAACACTTTTTAAGATACTACGGAGTAGCAGATTTAACCAAAAATGATGCAATTGTTGAAAAAGCATTCGAACTTATGCCTGAAATAGCTGAAATGTATGAAGCTAATGGATGGGAAATGGGTGTTTTCTACCTTAATGATGCAACCGCAGAAATAAGGAACATGATGAATGTTGAAGAGACCTATGAATTTAAATATTAA
- a CDS encoding ABC transporter substrate-binding protein, translating to MEKKIKLIILMLIILIVLGVATHLFLTPSSVETEGSKNITDMLNRTVEVPNGVNNVIATSPPMTTVLYMLSPEKLKAVNFQWTEDELKYVPSEYANLPVVGGWYGTQDGSYEEFIAAEPDIVIESIDEGGDGDAFTVQERQDKFGKIPVLAVKDTTNVEKIGDSISFMGEVIGTEDKANQLNEFNTKYLDIVHDKSSKLVDSNKKTVYYAASSDGLQTYPSGASHGQLIDLIGGKNVADSLNQGNTTSGVQVSIEQVIKLDPDVIITNDMHFYNKVYNDSSWAHLKAVKNKKVYVSPQSPFKWFDKPVGANMIIGVPWTAKVIYPEDYKDINMVDVTKEFYSNFYHFDLNDNQAKEILLDSGLKESNL from the coding sequence ATAGAAAAAAAGATAAAATTAATCATTTTAATGTTAATTATTTTGATAGTGTTGGGTGTTGCCACTCACTTATTTTTGACTCCTTCTAGTGTGGAAACAGAAGGCTCTAAAAATATAACTGACATGTTAAATAGAACTGTTGAAGTTCCAAATGGGGTTAATAATGTTATAGCTACTTCTCCGCCAATGACTACTGTATTATATATGCTTTCACCTGAAAAGTTAAAAGCAGTTAACTTCCAATGGACTGAAGATGAATTGAAATATGTGCCATCTGAATATGCCAATTTACCAGTTGTTGGTGGTTGGTATGGTACACAAGATGGGAGCTATGAAGAATTTATTGCTGCTGAACCCGATATTGTGATTGAATCTATTGATGAAGGGGGGGATGGTGATGCATTCACTGTTCAGGAACGTCAAGATAAATTTGGCAAAATTCCAGTTCTTGCCGTTAAAGACACTACAAATGTTGAAAAAATAGGAGATTCCATTTCATTCATGGGTGAAGTTATAGGTACGGAAGACAAAGCTAATCAACTTAATGAGTTTAATACTAAATATTTGGATATTGTACATGATAAATCATCTAAATTAGTGGATAGTAATAAAAAAACAGTTTATTATGCAGCGAGTAGTGATGGTTTACAAACTTACCCGTCAGGTGCTTCTCATGGTCAATTGATTGATTTGATTGGGGGGAAAAATGTTGCTGATTCATTAAATCAAGGTAATACTACTTCAGGTGTACAAGTATCCATTGAACAGGTAATTAAGTTGGATCCGGATGTTATAATAACTAATGATATGCATTTCTATAATAAAGTGTATAATGATTCAAGTTGGGCTCATTTGAAAGCTGTTAAAAATAAAAAGGTTTATGTATCTCCACAATCTCCATTTAAATGGTTTGATAAACCTGTTGGTGCTAATATGATTATTGGTGTTCCATGGACTGCTAAAGTAATCTATCCTGAAGATTATAAAGATATTAATATGGTGGATGTAACTAAAGAGTTCTATAGTAATTTCTATCATTTTGATTTAAATGATAATCAGGCAAAAGAGATTTTACTTGATTCAGGACTTAAAGAATCAAATTTATAG
- a CDS encoding FecCD family ABC transporter permease, with product MDNDSKDVISIILLIFLPIILFFTSFLLGRYPISPIDVINTILCPIFPQLEVSPTITTIVFEIRLPRIIAAIVVGAALAMAGAAFQSIFKNPLVSPDLLGVSNGAGFGAALAILISGAGVVTQIFAFAFGIISVSVTYLISRAYKAGGILILVLSGVAISAFFSALISAIKFIADPDDKLPEIVYWLMGSLASITMDQLIMIIIPIIVGMIILLTLRWHMNLLAMGDEEAQSLGLNPTRVRLLIIAGCTLLTSAAVSVSGIIGWIGLVIPHMARMIVGPDNKILIPASLSFGASFLLLIDNISRAIISIEIPIGILTAIIGVPIFLYLLKRGYSEWA from the coding sequence ATGGATAATGATTCAAAGGATGTTATTAGTATCATACTTTTAATTTTTCTCCCTATTATTTTATTTTTCACCTCATTTTTATTGGGCAGATATCCTATTAGTCCAATAGATGTGATAAATACTATATTGTGCCCAATATTCCCACAATTGGAAGTTTCACCAACTATAACTACTATTGTCTTTGAAATTAGACTTCCAAGGATTATTGCAGCTATTGTAGTTGGGGCTGCACTTGCGATGGCAGGAGCTGCATTTCAGAGTATTTTTAAAAATCCTCTTGTCTCTCCGGATTTACTTGGTGTGTCTAATGGTGCAGGTTTTGGGGCGGCATTGGCAATTTTAATAAGTGGTGCAGGTGTTGTAACTCAAATATTTGCATTTGCTTTTGGAATTATTTCTGTTTCAGTCACTTATTTAATTTCAAGAGCATATAAAGCTGGTGGAATTTTAATATTGGTATTATCTGGAGTTGCAATCTCTGCATTTTTCAGTGCATTAATTTCAGCTATTAAATTTATAGCCGATCCAGATGATAAATTGCCCGAGATTGTTTACTGGTTAATGGGAAGTTTGGCTTCTATTACGATGGATCAATTAATAATGATTATTATTCCAATAATTGTTGGTATGATTATTCTTTTAACTCTTAGATGGCATATGAATTTACTTGCTATGGGTGATGAAGAAGCTCAATCTTTGGGTTTAAATCCAACAAGAGTAAGGCTATTGATTATTGCAGGTTGTACTTTATTAACTTCTGCAGCAGTTTCTGTAAGTGGAATAATTGGTTGGATTGGTCTTGTTATTCCACATATGGCTCGTATGATAGTTGGTCCTGATAATAAGATATTAATCCCCGCTTCATTAAGCTTTGGCGCAAGTTTCCTGTTATTGATTGATAATATTTCAAGAGCCATAATTTCAATTGAAATTCCGATTGGTATATTGACAGCTATTATAGGTGTTCCTATTTTTTTATACTTACTTAAAAGGGGGTATTCTGAATGGGCATAA
- a CDS encoding ABC transporter ATP-binding protein: MGITNNFYEVKNISFSYDGNEIFSDISFSIEKGDVLCILGPNGTGKTTLIKCLNGLHEIGSGEILIKGKNIKKLSFKEISRNIGYIPQNHAPSFPFKVIDVVLMGRAPYLNLIDAPRKKDMGIALNSLKTLGIDNLKDKEYTNLSGGEMQLVFLARILCQQPDILILDEPTSHLDFGNQIKLLEIIDNLAASGLSIIMSSHFPDHAFLSSNKVAIMKDGCFIDFGSPNDVVTEENLKKAYSIDVKLIELENKRKVCVPLKTNFELSL; the protein is encoded by the coding sequence ATGGGCATAACTAATAATTTTTATGAGGTTAAAAATATTTCATTTTCGTATGATGGCAATGAAATATTCTCAGATATTAGTTTTTCAATTGAAAAAGGAGATGTATTGTGTATTTTAGGGCCGAACGGTACTGGAAAAACAACGTTAATAAAATGTCTTAATGGATTACATGAAATCGGTTCTGGTGAAATTTTAATTAAAGGGAAAAATATTAAAAAATTATCATTTAAAGAAATATCTAGAAATATTGGTTACATCCCTCAAAATCACGCACCTTCATTTCCATTTAAAGTAATTGATGTTGTGCTTATGGGAAGAGCACCATATTTAAATTTAATTGATGCTCCTAGAAAAAAAGACATGGGAATTGCATTAAATTCTTTAAAGACTTTGGGTATTGACAATCTCAAAGATAAAGAATACACTAACTTAAGTGGTGGTGAGATGCAATTAGTATTCTTGGCAAGAATATTATGTCAACAACCTGATATTTTGATATTGGATGAACCAACTTCTCATTTGGATTTTGGAAATCAAATTAAACTTTTGGAAATTATTGATAATTTGGCGGCATCCGGACTTTCAATTATCATGTCTTCTCATTTTCCTGATCATGCTTTTTTAAGTTCAAATAAAGTTGCTATTATGAAAGATGGTTGTTTTATAGATTTTGGAAGTCCTAATGATGTTGTAACTGAAGAAAATTTAAAAAAAGCATATTCAATTGATGTAAAGTTAATTGAATTGGAAAATAAAAGAAAAGTTTGTGTTCCTTTAAAAACAAACTTTGAATTAAGTTTATAA
- a CDS encoding FmdE family protein, whose product MNEQDYDEQLAKAAKFHGHICGGIAIGTKLAMYGLELLGMEFNQKHKNLIVFLEIDRCMSDAVQSVTGCSMGKRTLKQMYYGKFAATFYNQDTGEALRITDADANKKFKDEETKEEMIDRFRRTLPEELFKVNKVKIELNPGDMPGKPYTTTFCSVCGEKVSDGRHILRGGKPICRSCAEGSYYELIED is encoded by the coding sequence ATGAATGAACAAGATTATGATGAACAATTAGCAAAAGCAGCGAAGTTTCACGGTCATATATGTGGTGGAATTGCAATAGGAACTAAATTGGCAATGTATGGGCTTGAATTGCTTGGAATGGAGTTCAATCAAAAACATAAAAATTTAATTGTATTTTTAGAAATTGACAGGTGTATGTCTGATGCAGTTCAGTCTGTTACTGGTTGTTCTATGGGTAAAAGAACTCTTAAACAAATGTATTATGGTAAATTTGCAGCTACTTTTTATAATCAGGATACTGGTGAAGCTTTAAGGATTACTGATGCAGATGCTAATAAAAAATTCAAAGATGAAGAAACAAAAGAAGAAATGATTGATCGTTTTAGAAGAACTCTCCCTGAAGAGCTATTTAAAGTGAATAAAGTAAAAATCGAATTAAATCCTGGAGATATGCCTGGCAAACCTTATACAACAACATTTTGTTCTGTATGTGGTGAAAAAGTATCTGATGGTCGTCATATACTTAGGGGCGGTAAACCTATTTGCAGGTCTTGTGCTGAAGGATCATATTATGAATTAATTGAAGATTAA